In a genomic window of bacterium BMS3Abin11:
- the lolD_3 gene encoding lipoprotein-releasing system ATP-binding protein LolD: protein MNPVEMKESTVLELSGVNRDFPTSSGCVQALKRASLKVEKNEFIALTGPSGSGKSTLLNIAALLDTPTRGGRVFLGKDTEGLHDGELADMRKDSVGMIFQSYHLLPHRTVLENILFRFRYLKTPAVQARKLAMEAIELTGLNDIMHRAAYLLSGGEMQRAAIARSIVNRPALLVADEPTGNLDRKSTEGVMKCLSNLNELGTTILMVTHNEGILNYCTRHIYCKDGYIEG from the coding sequence ATGAATCCGGTTGAGATGAAGGAGAGCACCGTACTCGAACTTTCAGGGGTGAATAGAGACTTCCCTACTTCATCCGGTTGTGTGCAGGCGTTGAAGCGGGCTTCCCTTAAGGTAGAGAAGAATGAGTTTATCGCTTTAACAGGCCCTTCAGGATCAGGGAAATCCACATTGTTGAATATTGCTGCTTTGCTGGACACGCCTACCCGCGGGGGGCGGGTTTTTCTGGGTAAAGATACGGAAGGATTGCATGATGGCGAATTAGCCGACATGAGAAAAGATTCTGTCGGCATGATATTTCAAAGCTATCATTTATTACCGCACCGGACAGTGCTGGAAAATATACTGTTCCGGTTCAGGTATCTTAAAACACCCGCTGTTCAGGCAAGAAAACTCGCCATGGAAGCGATAGAACTGACGGGTTTAAACGACATCATGCATCGTGCAGCCTATTTGCTGTCAGGCGGTGAAATGCAGCGAGCAGCCATTGCCCGTTCTATTGTTAACCGTCCGGCTTTACTGGTTGCCGATGAGCCGACAGGGAATCTTGACAGAAAATCCACGGAAGGTGTGATGAAGTGCCTGTCAAACCTGAATGAATTAGGAACAACCATACTTATGGTGACGCACAATGAAGGCATATTAAATTATTGTACGCGACATATATATTGTAAGGACGGTTATATAGAAGGTTGA
- the wapA gene encoding tRNA(Glu)-specific nuclease WapA precursor yields the protein MIRGSLFLSVMYGLSLIYGISNASILSDVESRPLISPGFYDMYPGKVDVGGVASITLPSRALLLEQNDISIRGIGSPIAIKRVYRSDRKNNGPFSDGWAIAGLPSLLPGEDNIVLITAYGILVFAKNKAGEFSGDNGLTIQRESTGYLLQAVDRSQIRFSKTGQITSKQDANKNRISFSYDNDRLVEIVDNGSSRYLRISYNKAGKISDIQDNSGRRINYKYNNNGLLNEVILPGLEKISYRYEAGKLTVVSHRGRSELNIRYDEPDIGVIRRVDYGNEQWLEFKTLANRNGLSVEIKDSRNNLFQQSFSEEKDGIKVVSSGQNGWRAEYLFTTGFKLREARLADGYSLSKQYDKLGRLTSVQDNRGRNIVLGYKGKSLAPVSVKDRQAGDLNIQYDENSNIQSIKKNNRHISYQYSKAGKILSVSVNKKKLASYRYDKSGNKIEDKRENYLPIRTAYDSLGRLESERSDYRHERLFRYDRSDRISRISSGKEGWISFDFSSDALLKSIVSARGNKISYQYDNYERPVSTILPDGTRYKRQYSYDGARQIVDTLFPDGKKTKLTRDQLYRPLEFIDSMGNRYQYEWTRGGQPKKIVFSDKSYVVNSYDKTGRLVKSRYSDGTEETYRYKGTRLSQMTTADFKLGYHYQQGNINPVGYTDNKTGIKIAVEYSENNKLKSINIPKVGKIQYQYNRHGQMESVTDTRGRKFVYLYNKGGQVSQIIYPNKVKQAVSVNKATGNIDSIEVSSQSSVLLKRKYSYQGNQFIAGYEDENDSSVKYKYSANDELIEATYRAAKDKENIRYQYDPNGNLSEEESNGRVTRYQYNGIGNLSSKDDKKFRYDQRGNLIEIDSLGQKTIFRYSIANKLTEVVLPDGEKKEYRYDPLGRLVYIKHRDKITRILWNGDHRLLEVDGEGKINKIFIYGQGVDRLLAIIENGSAQYFHQDINSSTILVTDEKGSTLSRPQYGPYGEIRNKQFAAENYWFSGRPYDPVLNAYYLRARYYFPDLKRFGSRDTVSGDMTVPRMMNPYLYALNNPVNASDPGGTIFLELAATGVIAVLTGGVIVYKVAQAIGGGAGFSSVRDRGVDNYQAADVKGSTERLGRAVREIQSHVNNLGGTSTLFDTGLAPKNKALGFALTAAARLGVSPIPVSNTPADLVLNSNIVDVASRPDLSGSQQLAQSAAHLLNEGTNQLSTGLFVGLMNTGVLRSLPGMAKDTLKGAGSFIARTGTYIGTSLSSVVRQAAQAATTPGARQAAQTAAATAAGTALSGAGSSANAQANEAAAITKAAVDRFRGEVIALKNRCTALDTLRAERRTKLEDAKRLASEIKAAVSDRNNASGRFLQCTGLKQYADRLVARVAAIAPKAAQGNQGARSLLQRCNKESDLDNAAKLQRLSGSLAKEAASAYQRLSAVLTGQLAQEQDKARADLAKIEAVKAKLNLAKVKSVTVRNYQDSARAIAARVGELKSSCSNTYSYLSQEIRKRAGITGDAGFKALLAKLAGIEATINTREYNPSLAGNVDALINQANDFMAELPGKEAALNECISYDVVSPLLQAQVQMAQIKNVSSWDSEIASLRGQCRTRLDAANAAADKDQKPDTEGTEFEPPRGQGTDCSFRGRDGKCMDDVIGGTPRGVGVGGTPVVVTPTGGGAGQPPEQDSTTGQSGTGTAFGDYGTDPRERERQSNQRAENQADINRAQGRMGPDGRPLPGGGRPGSDIATSFGTPTLPDDPVINEPAPTAGQAPSETSDNTIAGTGKPQAGGSGGTAGRQSSSGMIPGTNRSGKPAARSGKPTSTRRAGGSNSAACRSAFNALLTHTRQAASVISKGCGQFVSFQKRSYSLLSAYEKSCGRAAKGKDILLRQVTQMKKLCRSAGSSSGGKPVKPRKPVKPRKPVKPRRLAPPPVVKCGKDQKKVKSGNTYTCSDLPCPKGRPRMFAGWGCGSLYGN from the coding sequence ATGATAAGAGGCAGTTTGTTTCTTTCAGTGATGTACGGTTTGTCACTTATCTATGGAATTTCAAATGCCTCAATTTTATCTGATGTTGAATCACGCCCACTTATCTCACCCGGTTTTTATGACATGTATCCTGGAAAAGTTGATGTCGGTGGAGTTGCAAGCATCACACTGCCATCACGGGCGTTATTGTTGGAACAAAATGATATCAGCATCAGAGGTATTGGTTCACCAATCGCTATAAAACGAGTTTACCGGTCTGACAGAAAGAACAACGGTCCGTTCAGTGATGGCTGGGCGATTGCCGGACTGCCTTCATTATTGCCCGGTGAGGATAATATCGTTTTGATTACCGCCTACGGGATTTTAGTGTTTGCTAAAAATAAGGCGGGGGAATTTAGTGGGGATAATGGGCTGACCATTCAGCGCGAGAGCACAGGGTATCTTTTACAGGCTGTGGATCGAAGCCAGATCAGGTTTTCTAAAACAGGTCAGATCACTAGCAAGCAGGATGCAAATAAAAACCGCATAAGCTTTAGCTACGATAATGACCGATTGGTTGAAATTGTAGACAATGGTTCTTCGCGGTATCTTCGGATCAGCTACAACAAAGCAGGAAAGATATCCGATATTCAGGATAATTCAGGCCGAAGAATCAACTACAAATATAATAATAACGGCCTGCTTAACGAAGTGATTTTACCGGGCCTTGAGAAAATATCATATCGCTATGAGGCAGGAAAACTGACTGTAGTGTCGCATCGTGGTCGCTCAGAGCTAAATATTCGTTACGATGAACCTGATATTGGTGTTATCCGACGGGTAGATTATGGGAATGAACAATGGTTGGAGTTCAAAACCCTCGCCAACAGGAACGGGTTATCTGTAGAAATTAAGGACAGCCGGAATAATCTGTTTCAGCAATCTTTTTCTGAAGAGAAAGATGGTATCAAAGTGGTGTCTAGCGGTCAGAATGGGTGGCGGGCTGAGTATCTTTTTACAACAGGTTTTAAATTAAGAGAGGCGCGCTTAGCAGATGGATATTCGTTGTCAAAGCAGTACGATAAGCTTGGTAGATTAACTTCTGTGCAGGACAACCGCGGTAGAAATATCGTTCTGGGCTATAAGGGAAAGTCACTTGCCCCGGTTTCTGTCAAAGATCGGCAAGCTGGGGATCTCAACATACAATATGATGAGAACAGCAATATCCAGTCGATCAAAAAGAATAACAGGCACATATCCTACCAGTATTCTAAGGCGGGGAAAATACTTTCCGTCTCTGTGAATAAGAAAAAGCTGGCATCATACCGTTACGATAAATCAGGTAACAAAATCGAAGATAAGCGCGAGAACTACCTACCAATACGTACAGCCTATGACAGCCTTGGACGGTTAGAATCAGAGAGGAGCGATTACAGACATGAGCGCCTTTTTCGGTACGATAGATCAGACCGAATATCAAGAATAAGTAGCGGCAAAGAAGGCTGGATAAGTTTTGATTTCTCCTCTGATGCATTGCTTAAGTCAATCGTTAGTGCCAGGGGCAATAAAATATCCTATCAATACGACAACTATGAGCGCCCCGTTTCGACCATTCTGCCAGATGGCACCCGATATAAAAGGCAGTACAGTTATGATGGTGCCAGGCAAATAGTTGACACCTTATTTCCCGATGGTAAGAAGACGAAATTAACACGTGATCAGCTGTATCGCCCACTAGAATTTATTGACTCTATGGGTAACCGCTATCAATATGAATGGACCCGCGGAGGACAGCCGAAAAAAATTGTCTTTTCAGATAAATCTTATGTTGTAAATAGCTACGATAAAACTGGAAGACTAGTTAAATCACGGTATTCTGATGGTACGGAAGAAACGTACCGCTATAAGGGGACCCGGTTGTCTCAAATGACAACGGCAGATTTTAAGCTGGGCTACCATTACCAACAGGGAAACATTAACCCTGTCGGGTATACGGATAATAAAACCGGTATCAAGATAGCGGTGGAATACTCAGAGAACAATAAATTAAAGTCAATTAACATACCGAAAGTTGGAAAAATACAGTACCAGTATAACCGTCATGGACAGATGGAATCTGTCACGGATACGCGTGGCAGGAAATTTGTATACCTCTACAATAAAGGCGGACAAGTATCTCAGATTATATACCCGAACAAGGTAAAGCAGGCGGTTTCAGTTAATAAGGCGACAGGTAATATCGATTCGATTGAGGTATCCAGTCAATCATCCGTGTTACTCAAACGCAAGTATTCTTATCAGGGAAATCAATTTATTGCCGGTTATGAAGATGAGAATGACAGTAGCGTTAAGTATAAGTATAGTGCCAATGATGAGCTGATTGAGGCGACGTACCGCGCGGCAAAAGACAAAGAAAATATACGATACCAGTATGATCCCAATGGCAATTTATCGGAAGAAGAAAGCAATGGACGCGTGACGCGCTATCAGTATAACGGCATTGGTAATCTGTCCAGTAAAGATGATAAAAAATTTCGATATGATCAGCGTGGAAACCTGATAGAAATTGATAGCCTGGGTCAGAAAACAATCTTTCGCTACTCTATTGCAAATAAACTGACAGAGGTGGTTCTGCCCGATGGCGAGAAAAAGGAATATCGTTATGATCCCTTAGGGCGTCTTGTCTACATAAAGCACAGGGATAAGATCACACGCATTCTATGGAATGGCGACCATCGCTTACTGGAAGTGGATGGTGAAGGTAAGATCAATAAAATTTTTATCTACGGGCAGGGCGTTGACCGCCTGCTGGCTATTATTGAGAATGGCAGTGCGCAATATTTCCATCAAGACATAAACAGTAGCACCATTCTGGTGACAGATGAGAAAGGAAGCACGCTATCACGACCTCAATATGGCCCGTATGGCGAGATACGTAATAAGCAATTCGCGGCGGAAAATTACTGGTTCTCCGGGCGACCCTATGACCCTGTTCTCAATGCGTATTATTTACGCGCACGCTATTACTTTCCTGATCTGAAGCGATTTGGTAGTCGTGACACCGTCTCCGGTGATATGACTGTGCCAAGAATGATGAATCCTTATTTGTATGCATTAAATAATCCGGTCAATGCCAGTGATCCGGGAGGAACTATATTTCTGGAACTCGCAGCAACTGGAGTTATTGCGGTGCTTACTGGCGGGGTAATCGTATACAAAGTCGCTCAGGCAATAGGTGGTGGTGCAGGTTTTTCGAGTGTACGAGATCGAGGAGTAGACAATTATCAGGCAGCAGATGTTAAAGGTAGCACTGAACGACTCGGCCGTGCCGTCCGTGAGATCCAGTCACATGTTAATAATCTTGGTGGTACCAGCACGTTGTTTGACACAGGGCTGGCACCCAAAAATAAGGCGCTTGGTTTTGCTCTTACTGCGGCCGCGAGATTGGGTGTATCACCCATACCCGTGTCAAATACACCAGCGGATTTAGTGCTTAACTCGAATATTGTTGATGTGGCATCGCGGCCTGATCTCAGCGGTAGCCAGCAACTTGCGCAGAGTGCAGCGCATTTGTTAAATGAAGGAACAAATCAATTGTCCACAGGACTGTTCGTCGGGCTAATGAATACTGGGGTGCTGCGGTCTTTGCCTGGCATGGCTAAAGATACCCTGAAAGGTGCGGGTAGCTTTATTGCACGTACTGGCACTTACATAGGAACCTCCCTGAGTTCAGTTGTACGCCAGGCAGCACAGGCGGCGACTACGCCCGGAGCAAGGCAAGCGGCGCAAACAGCAGCAGCAACAGCAGCAGGCACAGCATTGAGTGGTGCCGGATCCTCTGCAAACGCGCAGGCAAATGAAGCTGCTGCCATTACGAAGGCAGCGGTCGATCGCTTTCGGGGTGAGGTGATCGCGCTGAAAAATCGCTGTACTGCACTGGACACACTACGCGCCGAGCGACGCACGAAACTTGAAGATGCGAAACGTCTGGCGAGTGAAATCAAAGCGGCGGTTTCAGATAGAAACAATGCTTCTGGCAGGTTTCTCCAATGTACCGGACTTAAACAGTATGCCGATAGATTAGTGGCCAGAGTGGCTGCCATTGCCCCAAAGGCTGCACAGGGAAACCAGGGGGCACGCTCACTTCTACAGCGTTGCAACAAGGAAAGCGACCTGGATAATGCTGCTAAGCTGCAGCGTTTAAGTGGATCATTAGCGAAAGAGGCAGCATCTGCCTACCAGCGACTTTCTGCTGTTTTAACCGGTCAACTGGCGCAAGAGCAGGACAAGGCGCGTGCAGATTTAGCTAAAATAGAAGCTGTTAAAGCCAAGTTGAATCTGGCAAAAGTTAAGTCGGTAACAGTGCGGAATTATCAGGATTCAGCCAGGGCCATTGCTGCCAGAGTAGGTGAGTTGAAGAGCAGTTGCAGTAATACCTATTCTTATCTGTCACAGGAGATCCGGAAAAGAGCAGGAATTACGGGTGATGCCGGGTTCAAGGCTTTGCTTGCAAAGCTGGCAGGGATAGAAGCGACAATCAATACCCGGGAGTATAACCCGAGTTTAGCCGGCAACGTTGATGCCCTGATCAATCAGGCTAATGATTTTATGGCTGAACTGCCGGGGAAAGAAGCTGCTCTTAACGAGTGTATTTCTTACGACGTCGTCTCCCCGTTGCTGCAGGCCCAGGTCCAGATGGCACAAATAAAAAATGTCAGCTCGTGGGACAGTGAAATTGCCAGCCTGAGAGGGCAGTGCCGTACCCGGCTGGATGCTGCAAATGCCGCTGCGGATAAAGACCAGAAACCTGACACAGAGGGTACAGAATTTGAGCCGCCACGGGGCCAGGGCACAGACTGTAGTTTTCGTGGTAGAGATGGCAAGTGCATGGACGATGTTATTGGTGGTACGCCTCGTGGTGTGGGCGTTGGCGGTACACCTGTCGTTGTAACCCCGACAGGAGGGGGCGCGGGGCAGCCACCTGAACAGGATTCGACTACCGGCCAGTCAGGGACTGGAACCGCATTCGGCGACTACGGTACAGATCCGCGCGAGCGGGAGCGTCAGTCTAACCAGAGGGCCGAAAACCAGGCCGATATTAACCGCGCACAAGGGAGGATGGGGCCAGATGGCCGACCACTGCCTGGTGGTGGTCGTCCCGGTTCTGATATTGCTACATCGTTTGGCACACCAACCTTACCTGATGACCCAGTGATTAATGAGCCTGCACCTACAGCAGGTCAAGCACCTTCAGAAACCAGCGACAACACCATAGCCGGTACCGGGAAGCCCCAGGCAGGCGGGTCAGGCGGCACTGCTGGCAGGCAATCATCCTCAGGAATGATCCCTGGTACCAACAGATCCGGCAAGCCTGCCGCCAGATCCGGTAAGCCTACATCGACGAGGCGGGCTGGTGGCAGTAATTCTGCCGCCTGTCGGTCAGCATTCAACGCTTTGTTAACGCATACAAGACAGGCCGCTTCGGTGATCAGTAAGGGTTGTGGGCAATTCGTTTCCTTTCAAAAAAGAAGCTACAGTTTATTATCTGCTTATGAAAAATCCTGTGGTAGAGCAGCCAAAGGAAAGGATATTTTACTTAGGCAGGTCACTCAAATGAAGAAACTTTGCCGCAGTGCAGGGAGTAGCTCGGGTGGCAAGCCAGTTAAACCGAGAAAGCCAGTTAAACCGAGAAAACCAGTTAAACCACGCAGACTAGCACCTCCCCCGGTTGTTAAATGTGGCAAAGATCAGAAGAAAGTGAAAAGTGGAAATACCTACACCTGTAGTGATTTACCATGTCCAAAAGGTCGGCCAAGAATGTTCGCGGGCTGGGGTTGTGGGAGCTTGTATGGTAACTAG
- a CDS encoding outer membrane efflux protein, with protein sequence MNFVVSKMYARKRYSKIGQSILAVGVACTFGFSTPAWAEMILDLEQAIALVLKQNRSVRQSSDRLGLDANSIVAVQSDFKTQISPDAIIGVQNGKDASSYGFKVVRRFYNGTELVTRIANEKFGSDDGRSNRVSVEWRQPLLANAGRLVNEEPLVRAQQSSLSNRRSYELTRVSVVLQVISLYYEMIRLQQQTRADKKTIDRLTALFKASKAKESLGWTTRVDTLRVELQLSEARSRQNSNQDLLRSAARQFSEILAMPLNTTFKLKPPPTFELEITDEKLAIKTALKNRLDFAQVLQDFEDANRGVKIAKKRLKPALQLVTRYTRADDFVFFDNSLGSNNRWSLQLTSNTDFHRRREKAEFRNASIEEDAASQAIEIARQSIIREVRDRLTSYRLNRRNLTLAESSYDRAESRLKLARRLFDIGRETQFTVSDAEEAFLQTENQLLLNQARVSVSGYQALEAMGLLIETPKELRPDVYPRI encoded by the coding sequence GTGAATTTTGTGGTATCTAAAATGTATGCTCGAAAAAGGTACTCTAAAATTGGCCAATCTATATTGGCGGTTGGCGTGGCGTGTACTTTTGGCTTTTCTACACCAGCCTGGGCCGAAATGATCCTGGATCTGGAACAGGCTATCGCTCTGGTTTTGAAACAGAACCGCTCTGTCAGGCAGTCCTCAGACCGTCTCGGGCTGGATGCGAATTCTATCGTAGCCGTGCAGTCAGATTTCAAAACTCAAATCTCTCCAGACGCCATTATTGGCGTACAGAATGGCAAGGATGCCAGCAGTTACGGTTTTAAGGTTGTACGCCGGTTTTATAATGGAACAGAACTGGTAACACGCATCGCCAATGAAAAATTTGGCAGTGATGACGGGCGTAGCAACCGTGTTTCAGTTGAATGGCGGCAGCCACTGTTGGCGAATGCCGGCAGGCTGGTAAACGAGGAACCGCTTGTACGGGCGCAGCAAAGCAGCCTCAGCAACCGGCGCTCATATGAGTTGACGCGTGTCAGTGTGGTTCTGCAAGTGATATCGCTGTACTACGAAATGATACGTTTACAGCAGCAAACGCGTGCGGATAAAAAAACCATTGATCGATTGACTGCCTTATTTAAGGCGAGCAAGGCAAAAGAATCGCTGGGGTGGACGACGCGCGTGGATACCTTACGTGTTGAATTACAGCTGAGTGAGGCGCGGAGTCGGCAGAATAGCAATCAGGATCTGCTCCGCAGTGCTGCACGGCAATTTTCTGAGATCCTGGCTATGCCACTGAATACGACGTTTAAGCTAAAACCCCCGCCTACATTTGAGCTGGAAATTACAGATGAGAAGCTTGCGATTAAGACGGCCCTGAAGAACCGCCTCGATTTTGCCCAGGTGCTACAGGATTTTGAGGATGCAAACCGTGGCGTAAAAATTGCTAAAAAGCGACTAAAACCCGCACTGCAACTGGTTACAAGGTACACCCGGGCTGATGATTTTGTGTTTTTCGATAATAGCCTGGGGAGCAATAATCGCTGGTCCTTGCAGCTTACCAGCAATACTGATTTTCACCGGCGTAGGGAAAAAGCAGAATTCCGAAACGCCAGCATTGAAGAGGATGCTGCCTCACAGGCGATTGAAATTGCGCGTCAGTCCATTATCCGTGAGGTGCGTGATCGACTGACCAGTTATCGTTTAAATCGACGTAATTTAACATTGGCTGAAAGCAGTTATGATCGGGCGGAATCACGTTTGAAACTGGCCCGGCGCCTGTTTGATATAGGCCGCGAAACACAGTTTACCGTCAGTGATGCTGAGGAGGCATTTTTGCAGACTGAGAACCAGCTGCTGCTCAATCAGGCACGGGTTTCGGTCTCAGGCTATCAGGCGCTGGAGGCTATGGGGCTGTTGATAGAAACCCCGAAGGAGTTAAGGCCGGATGTCTATCCGCGCATATAA
- the macA_2 gene encoding macrolide export protein MacA — protein sequence MSIRAYKLLRIALVTVVLTALVLLMLTVDIRVSTSTAMAKPVVMVETGPLEVWSNYSGEINSQRVTVIMSKMLGRSTITELEEEGKQVEKGDVLARFDSAEIEQTIIKLEREHTLASTSLDSLINAKIPMELEELSSKMLELKGRLSYEQAYLADSRRLLKEKIVSPQEVQKQQSKVDQLRVNYKSVSKRHQLTIDHLNPLAIKQATAKVSAAEQELEIAKRQLSNSVIYAPARGVVVYNPLYFGNEYRSIRVGDPVYANQRFMVLPDMQLLKVNFYIPESELSRVGDGQDVLVRPVSNSETRLLGKITHIGTAAQKLPGKPQWQRYFQVTVSIEQSENEVRPGMSVVVHVRSYNNQNAIRIPRRVVNWDGKLPFVYLEQNGEKQKKDITLGQANTEYIEVIGGLVPGDKVFVE from the coding sequence ATGTCTATCCGCGCATATAAACTGCTTAGAATCGCGCTGGTTACTGTCGTCTTGACAGCCCTTGTTCTGTTGATGCTGACAGTCGATATCAGGGTCAGCACTTCGACGGCAATGGCAAAGCCTGTGGTGATGGTCGAGACAGGTCCACTGGAAGTCTGGTCAAATTATTCAGGTGAGATCAATTCACAGCGCGTCACCGTTATTATGTCTAAAATGCTTGGTAGATCGACAATTACCGAGCTGGAAGAAGAAGGCAAGCAAGTTGAAAAAGGCGATGTGCTGGCTCGTTTTGATTCTGCAGAAATAGAGCAAACCATCATTAAGCTTGAGCGTGAGCATACTCTGGCCAGCACCAGTCTGGATAGCCTGATCAATGCTAAAATTCCGATGGAACTCGAAGAGCTTTCGTCAAAAATGCTGGAGCTCAAAGGACGTTTATCATATGAACAGGCCTATCTGGCAGACAGCAGACGCCTACTGAAAGAAAAAATTGTCTCACCGCAGGAAGTACAGAAGCAGCAAAGTAAAGTTGATCAGCTCCGAGTAAATTATAAATCTGTCAGTAAGCGTCATCAGCTGACCATTGATCACCTCAACCCGCTGGCGATAAAACAGGCAACAGCCAAAGTCAGTGCAGCTGAACAGGAACTGGAAATAGCAAAAAGACAGCTGTCTAATTCAGTTATTTATGCGCCCGCCAGAGGGGTGGTTGTATATAACCCGCTGTATTTTGGAAATGAATACCGTTCTATCCGGGTGGGTGATCCAGTGTATGCAAATCAGCGATTCATGGTTTTACCGGATATGCAGTTACTGAAAGTAAATTTTTATATTCCGGAGTCAGAGCTTTCCCGGGTGGGTGACGGCCAGGATGTTCTGGTACGGCCTGTCTCTAATAGTGAAACCCGATTATTGGGAAAGATCACGCATATCGGTACAGCAGCACAAAAACTGCCCGGCAAGCCTCAGTGGCAACGCTACTTCCAGGTTACTGTGTCGATAGAGCAAAGTGAAAACGAAGTGCGTCCCGGCATGTCTGTCGTGGTACACGTACGTTCCTATAACAATCAGAATGCAATAAGGATTCCCCGGCGGGTCGTTAACTGGGATGGAAAATTACCTTTTGTTTATCTTGAACAGAACGGAGAGAAGCAGAAAAAAGATATCACACTGGGACAGGCGAATACTGAATACATAGAAGTCATCGGTGGCCTGGTGCCTGGTGACAAGGTGTTTGTAGAATGA
- the macB_3 gene encoding macrolide export ATP-binding/permease protein MacB: MLYIPPTILDVVLGIRSDIGRFLMSLGAIAVGMFSLVMLIAITRGLDHQAESLIRSLGVNVIGVISQPQQKSSSGVRVGTETSRTIAAAFPGISVSNVRVSSASTLGTVQKVEIIATDENFLDIRQWDLVSGRFLDAADLRLRERVAIISEQLASSWAWSINSIIILGQSTFRVVGIVRANTGNQENMNGIDQHLYGNNMVIVPITLQPYWSDQYLQNVDALDAIYLKVGSRQSFPVILKGIKQILDDPVYDQSSITLLSPDKLVAGTRTLQNTLNITLGFLVVLSVGLGGMTMVGLMVANVRERRAEIGLRRAMGAKKWQIQFLFVIESIVVSLSALAVGLLISAGILFMIGNRLPVPVVISYSVLGIPVIVSLASGLVASIWPALLASRIEPCIALRH, translated from the coding sequence ATGCTGTATATACCACCAACAATTCTCGACGTCGTTCTGGGTATTCGATCAGATATCGGCCGCTTCCTTATGTCGCTTGGAGCCATAGCTGTCGGCATGTTCTCACTGGTTATGCTGATTGCTATTACCCGGGGGCTTGATCATCAGGCCGAATCCCTGATTCGTTCACTCGGTGTCAATGTCATCGGTGTGATTAGCCAGCCACAGCAGAAAAGCAGCAGTGGTGTTCGAGTCGGTACGGAAACAAGTCGGACGATTGCGGCAGCTTTCCCGGGGATCTCTGTTTCCAATGTGCGCGTGTCATCGGCTTCTACCCTCGGAACGGTACAAAAAGTGGAAATTATAGCAACTGATGAGAATTTCCTGGATATACGTCAGTGGGATCTGGTTTCCGGACGTTTCCTTGACGCTGCGGATCTTCGTTTAAGAGAACGGGTTGCCATCATCAGTGAACAACTGGCCAGTTCATGGGCATGGTCTATCAATAGCATCATTATCCTTGGTCAGAGTACTTTTAGAGTGGTGGGAATCGTACGCGCGAACACGGGAAATCAGGAAAATATGAATGGCATTGACCAGCATCTATACGGAAACAATATGGTGATCGTGCCGATCACACTGCAGCCATACTGGAGTGATCAGTACCTGCAGAATGTCGATGCATTAGACGCCATATATCTCAAGGTCGGTAGCCGTCAGTCATTCCCTGTCATCCTGAAAGGCATCAAGCAGATTCTTGATGACCCCGTGTACGATCAAAGCTCAATTACTCTGCTTTCTCCGGACAAACTGGTGGCAGGCACACGCACGTTGCAGAATACGTTAAATATTACTTTGGGATTTTTGGTTGTGCTATCCGTTGGTTTAGGCGGTATGACGATGGTGGGCCTGATGGTGGCGAATGTAAGAGAGCGTCGCGCGGAGATCGGCTTGCGGCGGGCGATGGGCGCAAAGAAATGGCAGATTCAGTTTCTGTTTGTCATTGAGTCAATCGTTGTTTCACTCTCTGCGCTGGCTGTCGGTTTGCTCATCAGTGCGGGTATTTTATTTATGATCGGTAACCGACTGCCTGTGCCAGTTGTTATCAGTTATTCAGTGTTAGGCATCCCCGTTATTGTGTCCCTTGCCTCCGGGCTGGTGGCATCCATCTGGCCGGCCTTGCTGGCAAGCAGAATCGAACCTTGTATAGCCCTAAGGCATTAA